The following coding sequences lie in one Eubacterium ventriosum genomic window:
- the nagA gene encoding N-acetylglucosamine-6-phosphate deacetylase: MIIKNGLVFNAEGRFEEKEVYVEDEKISKTGEGEIIDATGLYVIPGLTDIHFHACVGYDFCDGTKEAISKMAEYELKNGITTICPASMTFSEEKLSEIYKTAREYDGKEGAELVGINMEGPFISMEKKGAQNPKFIHKPDADMFYRLQEAAGGLIKLVDIAPETDGAIECIKAIKDDVRVSVAHTAADYDEAKLAFDNGAKHVTHLYNGMNDFYHRSPGVIGAACDNEDVTVELIVDGVHSHPSTVRTTFKMFGDDRIIMISDSMMACGLDDGQYTLGGLDVTVKGNVATLTKEGNIAGSVTNLMNCVRTAVKKMNIPLESAIKCAAVNPAKAIGIYDRFGSIEPGKIANLVLLDKNLEIKHIIKNGKII, translated from the coding sequence ATGATTATAAAAAATGGATTAGTATTTAATGCAGAGGGTAGATTTGAAGAAAAAGAAGTATATGTTGAAGATGAAAAAATATCTAAGACAGGTGAAGGAGAGATAATTGATGCAACAGGTTTATATGTAATACCGGGTCTTACAGATATTCATTTTCATGCATGTGTAGGATACGATTTTTGCGATGGAACAAAGGAGGCTATTTCAAAAATGGCTGAATATGAATTGAAAAACGGCATTACAACCATTTGTCCTGCCTCAATGACTTTTTCGGAAGAAAAATTAAGTGAAATTTATAAGACAGCAAGAGAGTATGATGGAAAAGAAGGAGCAGAACTTGTTGGAATAAACATGGAAGGCCCTTTTATTTCAATGGAAAAGAAGGGAGCACAAAATCCGAAATTTATTCATAAACCTGATGCAGATATGTTTTACAGATTGCAGGAAGCAGCAGGAGGACTTATTAAATTAGTAGATATTGCACCTGAAACAGATGGGGCAATTGAATGCATAAAGGCTATTAAAGATGATGTTAGAGTTTCAGTAGCACATACGGCGGCAGATTATGATGAGGCAAAGCTTGCTTTTGATAATGGAGCAAAACACGTAACACATTTATATAATGGAATGAATGATTTCTACCATAGAAGTCCGGGAGTTATAGGAGCAGCATGTGACAATGAAGATGTGACAGTGGAATTGATTGTGGATGGTGTACATAGCCATCCTTCAACGGTTAGAACAACATTTAAAATGTTTGGAGATGACAGAATCATAATGATAAGTGACAGTATGATGGCTTGTGGATTAGATGATGGTCAATATACACTTGGAGGATTGGATGTTACAGTGAAGGGAAATGTGGCAACACTTACAAAGGAAGGAAATATAGCAGGTTCAGTTACTAATCTTATGAATTGTGTAAGAACAGCGGTTAAAAAAATGAATATTCCGTTGGAAAGTGCAATAAAGTGTGCAGCGGTTAATCCGGCAAAAGCCATAGGTATATATGACAGATTTGGGAGCATAGAGCCGGGAAAAATCGCAAATTTAGTATTGCTGGATAAAAATTTAGAAATTAAACACATAATAAAGAATGGAAAGATTATATAA
- the nagB gene encoding glucosamine-6-phosphate deaminase: protein MRIYVGEDYKGMSRKAANIISAQIILKPDSVMGLATGSTPIGIYDQLVKWYEKGDLDFSSVVSINLDEYKGLSGDNDQSYRYFMNKHLFDRINIKKENTYVPNGLEPDSKKACQEYNDIIEKFGGIDMQLLGLGHNGHIGFNEPGEAFEKETHCVDLTKSTIEANKRFFEREEDVPKQAYTMGIKSIMQAKKIIIVVSGKDKADIVKKAFLGPVTPEVPASVLQLHNDVTLVGDKEALAGIL from the coding sequence ATGAGAATTTATGTAGGTGAGGATTATAAGGGAATGAGCAGAAAAGCAGCAAATATCATTTCAGCTCAGATTATTTTAAAGCCGGATAGTGTTATGGGACTTGCTACAGGCTCCACTCCAATTGGAATTTATGATCAGCTTGTAAAATGGTATGAAAAAGGTGATTTGGATTTTTCAAGTGTTGTATCAATTAATCTGGATGAATACAAAGGATTATCAGGAGATAATGACCAAAGTTACAGATATTTTATGAACAAACATTTATTTGACAGAATAAATATTAAGAAAGAAAATACCTATGTTCCAAATGGATTGGAACCTGATTCAAAAAAGGCGTGTCAGGAGTATAACGACATAATAGAAAAGTTTGGTGGAATTGATATGCAGTTATTAGGACTTGGTCATAACGGACATATTGGATTTAATGAACCGGGAGAGGCTTTTGAAAAGGAAACGCATTGTGTTGACTTAACGAAGAGCACAATTGAAGCAAATAAGAGATTTTTTGAAAGAGAGGAAGATGTGCCAAAACAGGCATATACAATGGGAATAAAATCTATTATGCAGGCAAAAAAAATTATAATAGTTGTATCGGGAAAAGATAAGGCAGATATAGTGAAGAAAGCCTTTTTGGGACCTGTAACACCGGAAGTTCCCGCATCAGTATTACAACTTCACAATGATGTAACGTTAGTGGGAGATAAAGAGGCTTTGGCAGGAATCCTATAA
- the nagE gene encoding N-acetylglucosamine-specific PTS transporter subunit IIBC, giving the protein MMKYLQKLGKALMLPVAVLPICGLLMGIGYALCPATMQGGDIKGVIPLIGLFLVKAGAALIDNMALLFVIGVGVGLSKDNDGTGGVAALASWLMITTLLNTGFVTTIMPAIAENANKTLAFDKIVNPFIGILAGIIGSTCYNKFKDTKLPDWLSFFSGKRCVAIVAGVVSILVSVVLLFVWPLVFGALIALGEGIVKLGGVGAGLYAFFNRLLIPTGLHHALNNVFWFDTIGLGDLTNFWGGKTSADVSWSLGMYMSGFFPCMMFGVPGAALAMLHCAKDNKKKVAAGLLLSAAICAFVCGVTEPFEFGFMFLAPVLYLIYAILYGIFTVITYYVGFRAGFSFSAGCTDLVFSSTLPAASKTWLIIPLGIAAFIVFYVVFRFAITKFDLKTPGREDDDVEAEKQAELGNNDYTQVASIILEGIGGKENVVEIDNCITRLRLEVKDNTIVDEKKIKSAGVAGVLRPGKNNVQVIIGTKVQFVADEFKKLCK; this is encoded by the coding sequence ATGATGAAATATCTTCAAAAATTAGGAAAGGCATTAATGCTTCCAGTAGCCGTACTTCCAATATGTGGACTTTTAATGGGTATCGGTTACGCTTTATGTCCTGCAACAATGCAGGGTGGTGATATCAAAGGAGTTATTCCTTTGATTGGTTTATTTTTGGTTAAGGCCGGTGCTGCTTTGATTGATAATATGGCACTTTTATTTGTAATCGGTGTTGGTGTTGGTTTATCCAAGGATAATGATGGTACAGGTGGTGTTGCAGCATTAGCATCATGGCTAATGATAACAACATTATTAAACACAGGATTTGTTACAACTATTATGCCGGCAATTGCTGAAAATGCTAATAAGACATTGGCATTTGACAAGATTGTAAACCCATTTATCGGTATCTTGGCAGGTATTATTGGTTCAACATGCTATAACAAGTTTAAAGATACTAAATTACCTGATTGGTTATCATTCTTCAGTGGTAAGAGATGTGTAGCCATTGTAGCAGGAGTTGTTTCAATTCTTGTATCAGTAGTATTATTATTTGTATGGCCATTAGTATTCGGTGCACTTATTGCTTTAGGTGAAGGAATCGTTAAATTAGGTGGTGTTGGAGCAGGTTTATATGCATTCTTTAACAGATTGTTAATTCCAACAGGATTACATCACGCACTTAACAATGTATTCTGGTTCGATACAATCGGACTTGGTGATTTAACAAACTTCTGGGGTGGTAAGACTTCAGCAGATGTAAGCTGGTCACTTGGTATGTATATGTCAGGTTTCTTCCCATGTATGATGTTTGGTGTTCCGGGTGCAGCTTTAGCAATGCTTCACTGTGCAAAGGATAATAAGAAGAAAGTAGCAGCAGGTCTTTTACTTTCAGCAGCAATTTGTGCATTCGTATGTGGTGTTACAGAACCATTTGAATTTGGTTTTATGTTCTTAGCACCTGTACTTTACTTAATTTATGCTATCCTTTACGGTATCTTTACAGTAATTACATATTATGTAGGATTTAGAGCAGGATTCTCATTCTCAGCAGGTTGTACAGACTTAGTATTCTCATCAACACTTCCTGCAGCATCAAAGACATGGTTAATCATTCCTTTGGGAATTGCAGCATTTATAGTATTCTATGTAGTATTCAGATTTGCAATTACAAAGTTTGACCTTAAGACACCAGGTCGTGAAGATGACGATGTTGAAGCTGAAAAACAGGCAGAACTTGGAAATAATGATTATACACAGGTTGCTTCTATTATATTAGAAGGTATCGGTGGAAAAGAAAATGTTGTTGAAATTGATAACTGCATTACAAGACTTCGTCTCGAAGTAAAAGATAATACAATCGTAGATGAAAAGAAGATTAAATCAGCAGGCGTAGCAGGGGTTCTCAGACCGGGCAAGAATAATGTTCAGGTTATTATTGGAACAAAAGTACAGTTTGTAGCTGATGAATTTAAGAAACTTTGTAAATAA
- a CDS encoding PTS glucose transporter subunit IIA, with the protein MFEFLKKKVVAPDDVLAAPIKGMAVPSSSINDPTFGQEMLGKGMAIEPSEGKLYSPIDGSVAVVIDTKHALSIVSDNGAEILMHVGLDTVKLKGKYFTPKVSVGDKVKKGDLILEFDIDALKGEGFDVITPIIICNSDIYKEVKTNVGQEVSVGDTIIELTK; encoded by the coding sequence ATGTTTGAATTTTTGAAAAAAAAAGTGGTAGCGCCTGATGATGTTTTGGCAGCACCAATAAAAGGAATGGCTGTTCCAAGTTCAAGTATTAACGATCCAACATTTGGTCAGGAAATGTTAGGAAAAGGAATGGCAATTGAGCCTAGTGAAGGAAAACTATATTCCCCAATAGACGGAAGCGTGGCAGTAGTTATTGATACAAAGCATGCTCTAAGTATTGTTTCAGATAATGGAGCAGAAATATTAATGCATGTAGGTCTTGATACTGTAAAATTAAAAGGAAAGTATTTTACACCTAAAGTTAGTGTAGGAGACAAGGTTAAAAAAGGAGATTTGATTTTAGAGTTTGATATTGATGCACTTAAAGGTGAAGGATTTGATGTAATTACCCCTATTATAATCTGCAATTCGGACATCTATAAAGAAGTGAAAACAAATGTTGGTCAGGAAGTTAGTGTGGGTGACACAATAATTGAACTTACAAAATAA
- the licT gene encoding BglG family transcription antiterminator LicT: MIINKVINNNVLSTHDENNREIVLMGKGIGFQKKVGDEVAEDKIEKKFVLDSEDEVGKFSELIEMIPHNYLNLSVDIISYAQQVMPKRLSPSIYISLTDHINFLLERSTKGELFENPLFNEIKSFYPSEYLVGKKALELIESEAGIKLPQDEAASIALHFVIAEYNMGMSDTVNATTMIRECISIVEKELGIKLDELGLHYSRFITHLKFFAQRMFAGELLDNQDQEFLDMIINKYPKEYDISEKISQFVQSKYGYDIPKEEKVYLAVYIKRIQPNIEI; this comes from the coding sequence ATGATAATAAACAAAGTAATAAACAACAATGTGTTAAGTACCCATGACGAAAACAATAGGGAGATTGTTCTTATGGGGAAAGGAATAGGATTTCAAAAGAAGGTTGGGGACGAAGTAGCTGAGGATAAGATTGAAAAGAAATTCGTTTTGGATAGTGAAGATGAAGTTGGTAAGTTTAGTGAATTGATTGAAATGATTCCACATAATTATTTGAATCTTTCTGTAGACATTATTTCATATGCGCAGCAGGTTATGCCTAAAAGATTAAGTCCAAGTATATATATTTCATTGACGGATCATATTAATTTCTTACTTGAACGGTCAACCAAAGGAGAATTATTTGAAAATCCTTTATTTAATGAGATTAAGAGCTTTTATCCTAGTGAATATTTGGTTGGTAAAAAGGCACTGGAACTTATTGAGAGTGAGGCAGGAATAAAATTGCCACAAGATGAAGCTGCATCTATAGCACTTCATTTTGTAATTGCAGAGTACAATATGGGAATGAGTGATACAGTTAATGCTACAACAATGATTAGGGAATGTATTAGTATTGTTGAAAAAGAATTAGGTATAAAACTTGATGAATTAGGTTTACATTACTCAAGGTTTATAACACATTTGAAATTCTTTGCACAACGTATGTTTGCCGGAGAATTGTTGGACAATCAGGATCAGGAATTTTTAGATATGATTATTAATAAGTATCCTAAGGAATATGATATAAGTGAGAAAATAAGTCAGTTTGTACAAAGTAAATATGGATATGATATTCCTAAAGAGGAAAAAGTATATTTGGCAGTTTACATTAAACGTATTCAGCCAAATATTGAAATATAA
- a CDS encoding family 16 glycosylhydrolase has product MKKSLLTKALLTFSVIGTVFAFSNTVKAADNYELVWSDEFNGNSLDTNTWNYEIGTGSWGWGNNEQQYYTDRNITVSNGTMKITAKREDYGRMKYTSSRITTKNKKNFKYGKIEARIKMPKFKGVWPAFWMLGANQDSVGWPKCGEIDIMEAINDENLVYGTLHWFNDPGNNNADSGSQVAVADRTEYHVYGVEWTADKLRWYVDGKVYRTMDVSNDSFSEVRKEYFIIFNMAIGGQWPGYDIDETAFPATMEVDWVRAYKKVEETTTKYTGPMITVTEDAVETCSEKWGSYFGSDWAGASGTSKSTDKAVTGATMNITSIGNSQWGVQQYLKGLHYYPGRTYNYSFTMTSDVNKRVFVKVAGDGDEEIFGEYIDLKARVPYNFSRQVTLAEDMEGVLDLYFGMGKCDGDAAATNSAANITLSNVSFKTTTQIPDPNYNKGESTTNKTTLPSEEKTTTNNGVTTTGNRVTTTGNGVTTTSKVVVSRPGKVSVKKVVRSKNNRNIKINIKKVKGVTGYQIKYSTNKKLKKAKTVTTKSVKKTLKKLKKKTYYIQVRAYVVKSGNVKVTGDWSKIKKVKVRK; this is encoded by the coding sequence ATGAAGAAGAGTTTATTGACAAAGGCTTTATTGACATTTTCTGTCATTGGAACGGTATTTGCTTTTAGTAATACTGTTAAAGCAGCAGACAATTATGAATTGGTTTGGTCAGATGAGTTTAATGGTAATTCTCTTGACACCAACACATGGAACTATGAAATAGGAACAGGAAGCTGGGGCTGGGGTAATAACGAACAGCAGTATTATACTGACAGAAATATTACGGTAAGTAATGGTACTATGAAGATTACAGCCAAGCGTGAAGACTATGGCAGAATGAAATATACATCTTCAAGAATTACAACAAAGAATAAGAAGAACTTCAAATATGGAAAGATTGAAGCGAGAATTAAAATGCCAAAGTTTAAAGGTGTTTGGCCTGCGTTTTGGATGCTTGGAGCAAATCAGGATTCTGTAGGTTGGCCTAAATGTGGTGAAATAGACATTATGGAAGCAATTAATGATGAAAATCTTGTATATGGAACATTGCATTGGTTTAATGATCCGGGAAATAATAACGCAGATTCAGGAAGTCAAGTAGCAGTGGCAGACAGAACAGAATATCATGTATATGGAGTTGAATGGACAGCAGACAAGTTAAGATGGTATGTGGATGGTAAAGTTTATAGAACGATGGATGTTTCAAACGACTCATTTAGCGAGGTAAGAAAGGAATACTTTATTATCTTTAATATGGCAATTGGCGGTCAGTGGCCGGGATATGACATTGATGAAACAGCTTTCCCGGCAACAATGGAAGTTGACTGGGTTAGAGCATATAAGAAAGTTGAAGAAACAACAACTAAGTATACGGGACCTATGATTACTGTAACAGAAGATGCTGTTGAAACATGTAGTGAAAAATGGGGGTCTTATTTCGGCTCTGACTGGGCAGGGGCTTCAGGTACATCAAAATCTACAGACAAAGCAGTAACAGGCGCAACAATGAACATTACATCAATAGGTAATTCACAGTGGGGAGTTCAGCAGTACTTAAAAGGATTACATTACTATCCGGGCAGAACATATAACTATAGTTTTACAATGACATCTGATGTGAATAAGAGGGTTTTTGTAAAAGTAGCTGGAGATGGCGACGAAGAAATATTTGGTGAATATATTGACTTAAAAGCCAGAGTGCCTTATAACTTCTCAAGACAAGTAACTTTGGCAGAAGATATGGAAGGCGTCCTTGACTTATACTTTGGAATGGGAAAGTGTGATGGTGATGCAGCAGCAACTAATTCAGCAGCAAACATTACTTTATCTAATGTATCATTTAAGACAACAACACAGATTCCTGATCCTAATTATAATAAAGGAGAAAGCACAACAAATAAAACAACACTACCAAGTGAAGAAAAGACAACAACTAATAATGGAGTGACAACAACGGGGAATAGAGTAACAACAACTGGTAATGGAGTGACAACTACATCTAAGGTTGTAGTAAGCAGGCCGGGAAAAGTAAGCGTAAAAAAGGTAGTACGTTCAAAGAACAACAGAAATATTAAGATAAATATTAAAAAGGTAAAAGGTGTTACAGGCTATCAGATAAAATATTCAACAAACAAAAAGTTGAAAAAGGCTAAAACAGTAACAACAAAATCTGTAAAAAAGACTTTGAAGAAACTTAAGAAGAAAACTTATTATATTCAGGTACGTGCATATGTAGTTAAGTCAGGCAATGTGAAAGTAACAGGTGATTGGAGTAAAATTAAGAAAGTTAAAGTAAGAAAATAG
- a CDS encoding alginate O-acetyltransferase AlgX-related protein, protein MKKKIFVIIFFCLLCLPSLGMLFFKTDVSVEQRQVQIFPSIKTGGKLNVKFFDQLNDYFSDNFAFRQNLIEADAIIKKNVFRQSGNEKVIVGSKGYLFFSETLDDYLGQNTLSKREIYSCGRVLSLLQENVEQNNRQFLFVIAPNKNSLYPEYMPKRYIKTSEQNNYSLLQAEMKKENINTVDLKKMFIDSGKEVYHKLDSHWNNQGAAMGCNAILNYLGKDHYDYTNERHTIKKNFSGDLYGMLFPKGNKKDTNVIYNKKSSYKVTSNNKKVTDISIETESKDKKESIVMYRDSFGNALIPFVADEFHNGYFTKAVPYNWNLQNEKKADKVVIELVERHIHSLIEEAPYMAAPLRAGNLNTMEVNSNTTAEIGDDEEYVPISGKVDSKYIDDDSKIYVRLKSEDNEYTYEAFPAPIDVTSKNEGYDYGMYLDTSQVEAGTYDIDVITQKDNKYYSSGVKTSLELEE, encoded by the coding sequence ATGAAGAAAAAAATATTTGTAATAATATTTTTCTGTTTACTGTGTCTACCATCTCTTGGAATGTTATTTTTTAAAACAGATGTAAGCGTGGAGCAGAGACAGGTACAGATTTTCCCGTCAATTAAGACAGGCGGAAAGTTAAATGTAAAGTTTTTTGATCAGTTAAACGACTATTTTTCAGACAATTTTGCTTTTAGGCAGAATTTAATTGAAGCAGATGCTATAATAAAGAAGAATGTTTTCAGACAATCAGGAAATGAGAAAGTTATAGTTGGCAGTAAAGGCTATTTGTTTTTCAGTGAAACATTAGATGATTATCTTGGACAAAATACTTTGTCAAAAAGAGAAATCTATTCCTGTGGAAGAGTTTTATCTTTATTGCAGGAAAATGTGGAACAGAACAACAGACAGTTTCTATTTGTAATAGCACCAAATAAGAACTCGCTTTATCCTGAATATATGCCAAAGCGATACATAAAAACAAGTGAGCAGAATAATTACAGCTTATTACAGGCAGAAATGAAAAAAGAAAATATAAACACAGTTGATTTAAAGAAAATGTTCATTGATTCCGGAAAAGAAGTATATCACAAGCTGGATAGCCATTGGAATAATCAGGGAGCGGCAATGGGCTGTAATGCCATACTTAACTATTTAGGAAAAGACCACTACGATTATACTAATGAAAGGCACACCATAAAGAAAAACTTTTCAGGGGACTTGTATGGAATGTTATTTCCAAAAGGAAACAAAAAAGATACAAATGTAATCTACAATAAAAAAAGTTCGTACAAAGTAACTTCAAACAACAAAAAAGTTACAGATATATCAATTGAAACAGAAAGCAAAGACAAAAAAGAATCAATTGTAATGTACCGTGACTCATTTGGAAATGCTTTAATACCGTTTGTGGCAGATGAATTTCACAATGGCTATTTTACAAAGGCAGTTCCATACAACTGGAATCTGCAAAATGAAAAAAAAGCAGACAAAGTAGTAATTGAACTTGTAGAAAGACACATACATTCACTTATAGAAGAGGCACCATATATGGCAGCCCCATTAAGAGCAGGTAACTTAAACACAATGGAAGTAAACAGCAATACAACTGCAGAAATTGGCGATGATGAAGAATATGTACCAATAAGTGGAAAAGTGGATTCAAAATACATAGACGACGATAGCAAAATCTATGTACGCCTAAAAAGTGAAGACAATGAATACACATATGAAGCATTTCCGGCACCAATAGACGTAACGTCAAAAAATGAAGGATATGACTACGGCATGTACTTAGACACATCCCAAGTAGAAGCAGGAACATACGACATAGATGTAATAACCCAGAAGGATAACAAATACTATTCTTCCGGTGTAAAAACATCATTAGAACTAGAAGAATAA
- a CDS encoding MBOAT family O-acyltransferase, whose translation MVFSSAIFLFVFLPIVCALYFIVPGIKGKNTLLIIASLIFYAFGEPIYVLLMIGSIIANYIFGLMEGRFSKANNIAGKKIVLIIAVICNIGVLCVFKYTAFILENINYAGRLNIKIPGIALPIGISFFTFQALSYVIDVYRNPEMVQKNLFNLMLYVSFFPQLIAGPIIRYNEIAKQINNRTSSIEKTTEGISRFIRGLTKKLIIANATGYMADSIFALKITDYNFLVAWVGAIAYTLQIYYDFSGYSDMAIGMAKIFGFEFNENFNHPYSAKGIKDFWRRWHISLSLWFREYVYIPLGGNRKGKFRCEFNKMIVFLLTGIWHGANWTFVIWGLIHGVANVIEDTLGSIIKIKNNIIKNIITWIVVVCGFVMFRADSVGLGLTMLKTMFTGFNMEVKSISFVAGLLSPYYIFVIIMAIIFAYPLRQKLENTISKKIGSNINETIIHIADIGLLLVCIISLATATYNPFIYFRF comes from the coding sequence ATGGTTTTTAGTTCGGCAATATTCCTTTTTGTGTTTTTGCCTATTGTCTGCGCATTATATTTTATAGTGCCGGGAATAAAGGGGAAGAATACATTATTGATTATCGCAAGCCTAATATTTTATGCATTTGGAGAACCAATATATGTATTATTAATGATTGGTTCAATAATAGCTAATTACATATTTGGTTTGATGGAGGGAAGATTTAGTAAGGCTAATAATATAGCAGGAAAAAAGATTGTCTTAATAATAGCAGTTATTTGTAATATAGGTGTGCTGTGTGTGTTTAAATACACAGCATTTATCTTGGAAAATATTAATTATGCAGGAAGACTTAATATAAAGATTCCGGGAATTGCCCTGCCAATAGGAATTTCATTTTTTACATTTCAGGCATTGTCATATGTAATTGATGTGTACAGAAATCCTGAAATGGTTCAGAAGAATCTATTTAACCTGATGCTTTATGTATCATTCTTTCCGCAACTTATTGCCGGACCTATTATCAGATACAATGAAATAGCGAAACAGATTAACAACAGAACAAGCAGTATTGAAAAAACAACTGAAGGAATTAGCAGATTTATAAGAGGCCTTACAAAGAAGCTTATTATTGCAAATGCCACAGGATATATGGCGGATTCAATATTTGCATTAAAGATTACCGATTATAATTTCCTTGTGGCATGGGTTGGAGCAATAGCCTATACACTTCAGATTTATTATGATTTTAGTGGATATTCTGATATGGCAATAGGAATGGCAAAAATATTTGGTTTTGAGTTTAATGAAAACTTTAACCACCCATACAGCGCAAAAGGAATAAAGGATTTTTGGCGAAGATGGCATATTTCCCTATCACTTTGGTTTAGAGAATATGTTTACATACCTTTAGGTGGAAATCGAAAAGGAAAGTTTAGATGTGAATTTAACAAGATGATAGTATTTCTTCTGACAGGAATATGGCACGGAGCCAACTGGACGTTTGTAATATGGGGATTAATCCACGGAGTTGCCAATGTAATAGAAGACACATTGGGCAGTATAATTAAAATAAAAAATAACATTATAAAAAATATTATTACATGGATAGTTGTGGTTTGCGGATTTGTAATGTTCAGGGCAGATTCAGTAGGACTTGGTCTTACGATGTTAAAAACAATGTTTACCGGCTTTAATATGGAAGTAAAGTCAATCAGCTTTGTGGCAGGACTTCTTAGTCCATATTATATATTTGTTATAATAATGGCAATTATTTTTGCATATCCGTTAAGACAGAAGTTGGAAAATACCATTTCTAAAAAGATTGGCAGCAACATAAATGAAACAATAATTCACATAGCAGATATAGGATTACTACTTGTATGTATTATAAGTCTTGCAACAGCAACCTATAATCCGTTTATTTATTTTAGATTTTAA
- a CDS encoding SDR family NAD(P)-dependent oxidoreductase, producing the protein MATLKGKTAIITGGGRAVLSDGSCGSIGYGIATAYAKEGANLVITGRNVKKLTDAKEELEEKYGIRVLPVQADISAGADNEALAESVAKQAMDAFGRIDVLINNAQASASGVTLADHTTEQFDLAVYSGLYATFHYMKACYPYLKKTKGSVINFASGAGLFGNYGQCAYAAAKEGIRGLTRVAATEWGPDGINVNIVCPLAWTAQLENFEKAYPEAFKANVKMPPMGHYGDVEKEIGRVCVQLASPDFKFMTGETITLEGGLGQRP; encoded by the coding sequence ATGGCTACATTGAAAGGGAAAACAGCAATTATTACAGGCGGAGGAAGAGCAGTCTTAAGCGACGGAAGTTGTGGATCTATAGGATATGGTATAGCTACAGCATATGCCAAGGAAGGTGCCAATCTTGTAATTACAGGTAGAAATGTTAAAAAGCTTACTGATGCCAAGGAAGAATTAGAAGAAAAATATGGAATTAGGGTTCTTCCGGTCCAGGCAGACATAAGTGCAGGTGCTGATAATGAAGCATTAGCTGAAAGCGTTGCAAAGCAGGCAATGGATGCCTTTGGAAGAATTGATGTGTTAATTAATAATGCACAGGCATCTGCCTCAGGTGTAACATTGGCAGACCATACAACTGAACAGTTTGATTTAGCAGTTTACTCAGGATTATATGCAACATTTCATTATATGAAGGCATGCTATCCATATTTGAAAAAAACTAAGGGGTCAGTTATCAACTTTGCATCAGGCGCAGGTTTGTTTGGAAATTATGGCCAGTGCGCATATGCGGCGGCTAAGGAAGGAATCAGAGGTTTGACAAGAGTTGCAGCAACAGAATGGGGACCGGATGGAATTAATGTTAACATTGTTTGCCCACTAGCATGGACAGCACAACTTGAAAACTTTGAAAAAGCTTATCCGGAAGCATTTAAGGCTAACGTTAAAATGCCACCTATGGGACATTATGGCGATGTAGAAAAAGAAATCGGTCGTGTTTGCGTTCAGCTTGCTTCACCGGATTTTAAATTTATGACAGGCGAAACAATAACATTGGAAGGTGGACTTGGACAGCGTCCGTAA